Proteins from a genomic interval of Onychostoma macrolepis isolate SWU-2019 chromosome 17, ASM1243209v1, whole genome shotgun sequence:
- the LOC131523577 gene encoding mucin-2-like codes for MTTTETTTSFTSHTTSSEPTTSFTSHTTSHKPIRSLTSHVSAPEPTTSFPSHTTTNNPNPSLKSSTTTTSEPTTTFTSFTTTPEPTSSSTSHATIPEETSSFTSYTSTPEPTFKSHTNTAENTRGFTSHTTNHNPNTSFTSHTSTPEQTTTHTTNHNSTNSFTSHTTTPKPTTSFTSHTTTDNPTTTFTSYTTPEQTTSFTLHTTNHSPNTTFPSHTTMHNPTTSFKSHTTTPETTTSFTSHTTTQNPNTSFTSQTTSSEPTTSFTSHVSTPGPTTSFPSHTTTNNPNTSLKSHKTTPEPATSFPSHTKTKNSNTSLKSSSTTTFESTTTFTSYTTTPEPTSSSTSHATIPEATSSFTSYTSTPEPTFKSHTTTSETTRGFTSHTTNHNPTTSFTSHTTNHNPTTSFTSHTSTHVPNNSFTSHTTTPKPTTSFTSHTTTEQNTSFTLHITNYSPNSTFPSHTTMHNPTTSFKSHTTTPETTKSFTSHTTTQNPNTSFTSQTTSSEPTTSFTSHTTSHKPTTSFTSHASTPEPATSFPSHTTTQNPNTSFTSQTTSSEPTTSFTSHTTSHKPTTSFTSHTTTPEPTTSFTSYAATPETTTNLTSHTTTPEPTSSFTSHTTTDNPTTTFTSYTTPEQTTSFTLHTTNHSPNTTFPSHTTMHNPTASFKSHTTTPETTTSFTSHTTTQNQNTSFTSQTTSSEPNTSFTSHTTTNNPNTSLKSHKTTPTPGTSFTSHTTTPETTTSFTSHTTTQNTNISFTSQTTSSEPTTSFTSHTTSHKPTTSFTSHTTTPEPTTSFTSYAATPETTTSLTSHTTTPEPTSSFTSHTTTDNPTTTFTSYTTPEQTTSFTLHTTNHSPNTTFPSHTTMHNPTTSFKSHTTTPETTTSLPVTTTQNPNTSFTSQTTSSEPTKSFTSHTTSHEPTTSFPSHASTPEPTTSFTSYAATPETTTSFTSHMTTLQPTSSFTSHTTTDNPNTSFTSQTTNHKPTNSFTSHASTPEPATSFLTHTTTNNPTTSFTSHTTTPEPTTSFTSYAATPEKTTSFTSHTTTLEPTSSFTSHTTTDNPTTTFTSYTTTPEQTTSFTSHTTNHNPNSNFPSHTTTHNPTTSFKSHMTTPETTTSFTSHTTTQNPNTSFTSQTTSSEPTTSFTSHTTSHKPTTSFTSHVSTPEPTTSFPSHTTHYPNTSFTSQTTSSEPTTSFTSHTTSHKPTTSFTSHASTPEPATSFPSNTTTNNPTTSFTSHTTTDNPTTTFTSYTTTPEQTTSFTSHTTNHNPNSNFPSHTTTHNPTTSFKSHTTTPETTTSFTSHTTTHNPATTFTSYTTAPEQTKSFTSLTTTHNPNSNFPSHTTTHNPTPEPNTSFPSQTTTHNPTTGFTSHTSTPEPTTSFTSHTTAPNPTTNFTSHTSPEPNTSFLSHTTYNPATSFKSHMTTPKPTTIFTTSTTTDNQTTRFTSHTTTSKPTTSLTSHTITPKPTMNFTSHTTTPEPTTTFTSHTIAHNSATSFPSHTTTPKANTSFTSHTTTDNPTTTLSSHSTTLEQTTSFKSHTTSSKPTTRFTSHTSTPEPTTSFKSHTTSPKQNTSFTSHLTTHNPTTNYTSHATTLNPTTDFTSHTSPEPTSSFTSHTTTDNPTTTFTSYTTTPEQTTSFKSHTTNHNPNSNFPSHTTTHNPTTSFKSHTTTPETTTSFTSHTTTHNSATTFTSYTTTPEQTTSFTSHTTNHNPNSNYPSHTITHNQTPEPNTSFTSHTTTHNPATTFTSYTTTPEQTTSFTSHTINNNPNSNFPSHTITHNPTPEPNTSFPSHTTTPKANTSFTSHTTIDNPTTTFSSHSTTLEQTTSFKSHTTSSEPTTRLTSQATTHNPTISFTSHTSIPEPTTSFTSHAKTHNPTTNFTSHATTHNPTTDFTSHTSPEPTTSFTSHTTTLEQTTILKSHTTTPEPTTSFTSHTTIPEPTTTFTSHTTTDNPTTSFTSHSIPKPTTSFPSHTTDNPTSFKSTHTTNNNSTTSFTSHSTTNHKPTTSFTSLASTLEPATSFLSHTTTNNPTTTFTSYTTTPEQTTSFTSYAATPETTTSFTSHTTTPSQLVVSHHIQQLTIQLPLSHHIRQLLNKPQVLHHTQQITIQISHHTQQLTIQLQ; via the coding sequence ATGACGACAACTGAGACAACTACAAGTTTCACATCTCATACAACATCTTCTGAGCCAACTACGAGTTTCACATCACATACAACAAGTCATAAACCAATTAGAAGTTTAACATCACATGTGTCAGCTCCTGAGCCAACTACCAGTTTCCCATCACATACAACAACTAACAATCCAAATCCAAGTTTAAAGTCTTCCACTACAACAACTTCCGAGCCAACTACCACTTTCACATCATTTACGACAACTCCCGAGCCAACTTCCAGTTCCACATCACATGCAACAATTCCTGAGGAAACTTCAAGTTTCACATCATATACATCAACTCCGGAGCcaactttcaaatcacatacgAACACTGCAGAGAACACTAGAGGATTCACATCACATACAACAAATCATAATCCAAATACAAGTTTCACATCACACACATCAACTCCTGAGCAAACTACAACACATACAACAAATCACAATTCAACTAATAGTTTCACATCACACACAACGACTCCCAAACCAACTACTAGTTTCACATCACATACAACAACTGACAATCCAACTACCACTTTCACATCATATACAACTCCTGAGCAAACCACAAGTTTTACATTACACACAACAAATCACAGTCCAAATACAACTTTTCCATCACACACAACGATGCACAATCCAACTACAAGTTTCAAGTCACATACGACAACCCCAGAGACAACTACCAGTTTCACATCACATACAACAACTCAGAATCCAAATACAAGTTTCACATCTCAAACAACATCTTCTGAACCAACTACTAGTTTCACATCACATGTGTCAACTCCGGGGCCAACTACCAGTTTCCCATCACATACAACAACTAACAATCCAAATACAAGTTTAAAGTCACATAAAACAACTCCCGAGCCAGCGACCAGTTTCCCATCAcatacaaaaactaaaaattcaAATACAAGTTTAAAGTCTTCAAGTACAACAACTTTCGAGTCAACTACCACTTTTACATCATATACGACAACTCCCGAGCCAACTTCCAGTTCCACATCACATGCAACAATTCCTGAGGCAACTTCAAGTTTCACATCATATACATCAACTCCCGAGCcaactttcaaatcacatacgACAACTTCAGAGACAACTAGAGGTTTCACATCACATACAACAAATCATAATCCAACTACAAGTTTCACATCACATACAACAAATCATAATCCAACTACAAGTTTCACATCACATACGTCAACTCACGTGCCAAATAATAGTTTCACATCACACACAACGACTCCCAAACCAACTACTAGTTTCACGTCACATACAACAACTGAGCAAAACACAAGTTTTACATTACACATAACAAATTACAGTCCAAATTCCACTTTTCCATCACACACAACAATGCACAATCCAACTACAAGTTTCAAGTCACATACGACAACCCCAGAGACAACTAAAAGTTTCACATCACATACAACAACTCAGAATCCAAATACAAGTTTCACATCTCAAACAACATCTTCTGAACCAACAACGAGTTTCACATCACATACTACAAGTCATAAACCAACTACTAGTTTCACATCACATGCGTCAACTCCGGAGCCAGCTACCAGTTTCCCATCACATACAACAACTCAGAATCCAAATACAAGTTTCACATCTCAAACAACATCTTCTGAACCAACAACGAGTTTCACATCACATACTACAAGTCATAAACCAACTACTAGTTTCACATCACATACGACAACTCCCGAGCCAACTACTAGCTTCACATCATATGCAGCAACTCCAGAGACAACTACAAATTTGACATCACATACGACAACTCCCGAGCCAACTAGTAGTTTCACATCACATACAACAACTGACAATCCAACTACCACTTTCACATCATATACAACTCCTGAACAAACCACAAGTTTTACATTACACACAACAAATCACAGTCCAAATACAACTTTTCCATCACACACAACAATGCACAATCCAACTGCAAGTTTTAAGTCACATACGACAACCCCAGAGACAACTACCAGTTTCACATCACATACAACAACTCAGAATCAAAATACAAGTTTCACATCTCAAACAACATCTTCTGAACCAAATACGAGTTTCACATCACATACTACAACTAACAATCCAAATACAAGTTTAAAGTCACATAAAACAACTCCCACGCCAGGGACCAGTTTCACATCACATACGACAACCCCAGAGACAACTACCAGTTTCACATCACATACAACAACTCAGAATACAAATATAAGTTTCACATCTCAAACAACATCTTCTGAACCAACAACGAGTTTCACATCACATACTACAAGTCATAAACCAACTACTAGTTTCACATCACATACGACAACTCCCGAGCCAACTACTAGCTTCACATCATATGCAGCAACTCCAGAGACAACTACAAGTTTGACATCACATACGACAACTCCCGAGCCAACTAGTAGTTTCACATCACATACAACAACTGACAATCCAACTACCACTTTCACATCATATACAACTCCTGAGCAAACAACAAGTTTTACATTACACACAACAAATCACAGTCCAAATACAACTTTTCCATCACACACAACAATGCACAATCCAACTACAAGTTTTAAGTCACATACGACAACCCCAGAGACAACTACCAGTTTACCAGTTACAACAACTCAGAATCCAAATACAAGTTTCACATCTCAAACAACATCTTCTGAACCAACTAAGAGTTTCACATCACATACTACAAGTCATGAACCAACTACAAGTTTCCCATCACATGCGTCAACTCCCGAGCCAACTACTAGCTTTACATCATATGCAGCAACTCCAGAGACAACTACAAGTTTCACATCACATATGACAACTCTCCAGCCAACTAGTAGTTTCACATCACATACAACAACTGACAATCCAAATACAAGTTTCACATCTCAAACAACAAATCATAAACCAACTAATAGTTTCACATCACATGCTTCAACTCCGGAGCCAGCTACCAGTTTCCTAACACATACAACAACTAACAATCCAACTACAAGTTTCACATCACATACGACAACTCCCGAGCCAACTACTAGCTTCACATCATATGCAGCAACTCCAGAGAAAACTACAAGTTTCACATCACATACGACAACTCTCGAGCCAACTAGTAGTTTCACATCACATACAACAACTGACAATCCAACTACCACTTTCACATCATATACGACAACTCCTGAACAAACCACAAGTTTTACATCACACACAACAAATCACAATCCAAATTCAAATTTCCCATCACACACAACAACTCACAATCCAACTACAAGTTTCAAGTCACATATGACAACCCCAGAGACAACTACCAGTTTCACATCACATACAACAACTCAGAATCCAAATACAAGTTTCACATCTCAAACAACATCTTCTGAACCAACTACGAGTTTCACATCACATACTACAAGTCATAAACCAACTACTAGTTTCACATCACATGTGTCAACTCCCGAGCCAACTACCAGTTTCCCATCACATACAACTCACTATCCAAATACAAGTTTCACATCTCAAACAACATCTTCTGAACCAACTACGAGTTTCACATCACATACTACAAGTCATAAACCAACTACTAGTTTCACATCACATGCGTCAACTCCGGAGCCAGCTACCAGTTTCCCATCAAATACAACAACTAACAATCCAACTACAAGTTTCACATCACATACGACAACTGACAATCCAACTACCACTTTCACATCATATACGACAACTCCTGAACAAACCACAAGTTTTACATCACACACAACAAATCACAATCCAAATTCAAATTTCCCATCACACACAACAACTCACAATCCAACTACAAGTTTCAAGTCACATACGACAACTCCCGAGACAACTACCAGTTTCACATCACATACAACAACTCACAATCCAGCTACCACTTTCACATCATATACGACAGCTCCTGAACAAACCAAAAGTTTTACATCACTCACAACAACTCACAATCCAAATTCAAATTTCCCATCACACACAACAACTCACAATCCAACTCCCGAGCCAAATACCAGTTTCCCATCACAAACGACAACTCATAACCCAACTACAGGTTTCACATCACATACATCAACTCCCGAGCCAACTACAAGTTTCACATCACATACGACGGCTCCCAATCCAACTACTAATTTCACATCACATACAAGTCCCGAGCCAAATACTAGTTTCCTATCACATACAACTTATAATCCAGCAACAAGTTTTAAGTCACATATGACAACTCCCAAGCCAACTACTATTTTCACAACAAGTACGACAACTGACAATCAAACTACCAGGTTCACATCACATACGACAACTTCCAAACCAACTACAAGTTTGACATCACATACGATAACTCCCAAGCCAACTATGAATTTCACATCACATACGACAACTCCTGAGCCAACTACTACTTTCACGTCACATACAATAGCTCACAATTCAGCTACCAGTTTCCCATCACATACAACAACTCCCAAGGCAAATACTAGTTTCACATCACATACAACAACTGACAATCCTACTACTACTCTCTCATCACATTCAACAACTCTTGAGCAAACTACAAGTTTCAAGTCACATACGACATCTTCCAAGCCAACTACGCGTTTCACATCACATACATCAACTCCCGAGCCAACTACAAGTTTCAAGTCACATACGACATCTCCCAAACAAAATACCAGTTTCACATCACATTTGACAACTCACAATCCAACTACTAATTACACATCACATGCGACAACTCTCAATCCAACTACTGATTTCACATCACATACAAGTCCCGAGCCAACTAGTAGTTTCACATCACATACAACAACTGACAATCCAACTACCACTTTCACATCATATACGACAACTCCTGAACAAACCACAAGTTTTAAATCACACACAACAAATCACAATCCAAATTCAAATTTCCCATCACACACAACAACTCACAATCCTACTACAAGTTTCAAGTCACATACGACAACTCCCGAGACAACTACCAGTTTCACATCACATACAACAACTCACAATTCAGCTACCACATTCACATCATATACGACAACTCCTGAACAAACCACAAGTTTTACATCACACACAACAAATCACAATCCAAATTCAAATTACCCATCACACACAATAACTCACAATCAAACTCCCGAGCCAAATACCAGTTTCACATCACATACAACAACTCACAATCCAGCTACCACTTTCACATCATATACGACAACTCCTGAACAAACCACAAGTTTTACATcacacacaataaataacaaTCCAAATTCAAATTTCCCATCACACACAATAACTCACAATCCAACTCCCGAGCCAAATACCAGTTTCCCATCACATACAACAACTCCCAAGGCAAATACTAGTTTCACATCACATACAACAATTGACAATCCTACTACCACTTTCTCATCACATTCAACAACTCTTGAGCAAACTACAAGTTTCAAGTCACATACGACATCTTCCGAGCCAACTACGCGTTTAACATCACAAGCGACAACTCATAACCCAACTATAAGTTTCACATCACATACATCAATTCCCGAGCCAACTACAAGTTTCACATCACATGCGAAAACTCACAATCCAACTACTAATTTCACATCACATGCGACAACTCACAATCCAACTACTGATTTCACATCACATACAAGTCCTGAGCCAACTACTAGTTTCACATCACATACGACAACTCTCGAGCAAACcacaattttaaaatcacatacGACAACTCCTGAGCCAACTACAAGTTTCACATCACATACAACAATTCCTGAGCCAACTACTACTTTCACGTCACATACGACAACTGACAATCCAACTACCAGTTTCACATCACATTCAATTCCCAAGCCAACTACTAGTTTCCCATCACATACAACAGACAATCCAACAAGTTTTAAGTCAACACATACAACAAATAACAATTCAACTACCAGTTTCACATCACATTCAACAACAAATCATAAACCAACTACTAGTTTCACATCACTTGCGTCAACTCTGGAGCCAGCTACCAGTTTCCTATCACATACAACAACTAACAATCCAACTACCACTTTCACATCATATACGACAACTCCTGAACAAACTACTAGCTTCACATCATATGCAGCAACTCCAGAGACAACTACAAGTTTCACATCACATACGACAACTCCGAGCCAACTAGTAGTTTCACATCACATACAACAACTGACAATCCAACTACCACTTTCACATCATATACGACAACTCCTGAACAAACCACAAGTTTTACATCACACACAACAAATCACAATCCAAATTTCCCATCACACACAACAACTCACAATCCAACTACAATGA